Proteins from a single region of Catenulispora sp. EB89:
- a CDS encoding DUF5324 family protein, with amino-acid sequence MKNLMHKAPDHSRLGAIGHTVSEHTAEAGHKIRDEFDDVAPKVAAAASQAVHTAAHAAMERSRPIRTEAASRGSAALSGLLGEVSPAQIDRLSGRRPRRGRIALLLAAAGGVVVWALWWKRSDPGLDAWQEEPAKPDPDTEPTQDLADPQAP; translated from the coding sequence ATGAAAAACCTGATGCACAAGGCGCCGGATCACAGCCGACTCGGCGCGATCGGGCACACCGTGTCCGAGCACACCGCCGAGGCCGGGCACAAGATCCGCGACGAGTTCGACGACGTGGCGCCCAAGGTCGCCGCGGCCGCGTCGCAGGCGGTGCACACGGCCGCGCACGCCGCGATGGAGCGCAGCCGTCCGATCCGGACGGAGGCGGCGTCGCGCGGTTCGGCCGCGCTGTCCGGGCTGCTGGGCGAGGTTTCCCCGGCCCAGATCGACCGGCTCTCGGGACGCAGGCCGCGCCGCGGCAGGATCGCCCTGCTGCTCGCCGCAGCCGGCGGGGTCGTGGTCTGGGCCCTGTGGTGGAAGCGTTCGGACCCGGGCCTCGACGCCTGGCAGGAAGAGCCCGCCAAGCCGGATCCGGACACCGAACCGACCCAGGACCTCGCAGACCCGCAGGCTCCCTGA
- a CDS encoding amidohydrolase yields the protein MSPSSFADLVFTGGPVFTVDPARSWATAVAVAGGRITAVGRERDVRDLIGPDTEVVDLAGKLLLPGFQDSHVHPVLGGTTLRQCDLHELHTAEEFAAAVADYAQRNPQAAWIRGGGWSMDAFPGGMPTKDLLDAVVPDRPVALPNRDGHGMWVNSKALEVCGITRDTPDPFDGRIERDADGEPNGCLQEGAMALVAAHVPPPTAQELADGLLAGQAYLHSFGITAWQDAGVGAGLGPADVYAPYLNASRSGALTARVAGALWWDRESGLEQLELFRARREEAGNGRFRARTVKMMLDGVAENHTAALLDPYLDGCGCTTDNTGLTFIDPDKLKSYVTELDAAGFQVHFHALGDRAVRSALDAVEAARAANGPGGRHHLAHLQVVHPDDIQRFRRLGATANIQPLWAAHEPAMDELTIPFLGEERAAWQYPFGSLSRAGATIAAGSDWSVSSPNPMWGIHTAVNRVEPGLSAEEFAARKVFYPAERLDLGQAVAAYTAGAAHVNQIDDVTGSIQVGKYADLALLDRDPFDGPAHEIGDATVLRTFVEGVQVYGAE from the coding sequence GTGTCCCCTTCCTCGTTCGCAGACCTCGTCTTCACCGGCGGCCCGGTCTTCACCGTCGACCCGGCGCGCTCCTGGGCCACGGCGGTGGCGGTGGCCGGCGGCCGGATCACCGCGGTCGGCCGGGAGCGCGACGTCAGGGATCTGATCGGCCCGGACACCGAGGTCGTGGACCTGGCCGGCAAGCTCCTGCTCCCGGGCTTCCAGGACTCACACGTCCACCCCGTCCTCGGCGGCACCACCCTGCGCCAGTGCGACCTGCACGAGCTGCACACCGCCGAAGAGTTCGCGGCCGCCGTCGCCGACTACGCGCAGCGCAACCCACAAGCCGCCTGGATCCGCGGCGGCGGCTGGAGCATGGACGCCTTCCCCGGCGGCATGCCGACGAAAGACCTGCTGGACGCCGTGGTCCCGGACCGGCCGGTCGCACTGCCGAACCGCGACGGCCACGGTATGTGGGTCAACAGCAAGGCCCTGGAGGTCTGCGGCATCACCCGCGACACCCCGGACCCCTTCGACGGCCGGATCGAACGCGATGCCGACGGCGAGCCCAACGGCTGCCTGCAAGAAGGCGCGATGGCACTGGTGGCCGCGCACGTCCCGCCGCCGACCGCACAGGAACTGGCCGACGGCCTCCTGGCCGGCCAGGCGTACCTGCACTCGTTCGGCATCACCGCCTGGCAGGACGCCGGAGTCGGCGCCGGCCTGGGTCCCGCCGACGTCTACGCGCCGTACCTGAACGCCTCCCGCTCCGGCGCCCTGACCGCCCGCGTGGCCGGGGCACTGTGGTGGGACCGCGAGAGCGGCCTGGAACAGCTGGAACTGTTCCGCGCCCGGCGCGAGGAGGCCGGGAACGGCCGCTTCCGGGCCCGCACCGTGAAGATGATGCTCGACGGAGTCGCCGAGAACCACACCGCCGCGCTGCTCGACCCCTACCTCGACGGCTGCGGCTGCACCACCGACAACACCGGCCTGACTTTCATCGACCCGGACAAGCTCAAGTCCTACGTCACCGAACTGGACGCCGCCGGTTTCCAAGTCCACTTCCACGCCCTCGGCGACCGCGCCGTCCGCAGCGCCCTGGACGCCGTCGAGGCGGCGCGCGCCGCGAACGGCCCCGGCGGACGCCATCACCTGGCGCACCTCCAGGTCGTGCACCCCGACGACATCCAGCGCTTCCGCCGGCTCGGCGCCACAGCGAACATCCAGCCGCTGTGGGCCGCACACGAACCGGCGATGGACGAACTGACCATCCCCTTCCTCGGCGAGGAACGCGCGGCCTGGCAGTACCCGTTCGGCTCGCTCAGCCGTGCCGGGGCGACGATCGCGGCCGGCTCGGACTGGTCGGTGTCCTCGCCGAACCCGATGTGGGGCATCCACACGGCCGTGAACCGCGTGGAGCCGGGCTTGTCGGCTGAGGAGTTCGCGGCGCGCAAGGTGTTCTACCCGGCCGAGCGGCTGGATCTCGGCCAGGCCGTCGCGGCGTACACCGCCGGCGCGGCCCACGTGAACCAGATCGACGACGTGACCGGTTCGATCCAGGTCGGCAAGTACGCGGACCTGGCGCTGCTGGACCGGGACCCGTTCGACGGCCCGGCGCACGAGATCGGCGACGCCACGGTACTGCGGACGTTCGTCGAGGGCGTCCAGGTCTACGGCGCCGAGTAG
- a CDS encoding DUF4132 domain-containing protein: protein MTQFDVDPTAPLPDEDALVVPAGRQRMVMARRGGAIRPDLAVGKAEAAKAAKALGPFRQAVRRRLASADPDAESAEAGGAFLDDPTSSSASPLGAAVVAVAMFSWDRSAQEPSLAPLADEWVEQRGVVFATRAVLEICGISYGEKPLTRLPPLPEPRHADSYWPHFHQLRTIAAQVRGHLAVASDADHAEACAAAAEYRALGHEQRVFTSFLFPARTEWVDEDWRDHAAYSGLAQEKGLLICALSTPEQFDAQPPQDDWYGVGFDLAATVADGAPRHAGAWLARWYDVTWHAENQQFLLSVVAGVPTDEAFQALIDRLDRKPDAGPGWSVTNNKHVRTAVIEACRHFPVRAVRLLAASASQDTAIGTISAALLRAHVLGNPRAVEAALPQLSEQSREIVDAIGSAPIAPSANAERLPSVLVTPPWLAADQPARPTAVKGLRRPSGVGGMVWRTGEAEQWATMFDAVADNESYPQWENQSWPERADVFIERQQDLALAYVFFADGPEEITRALIRQWRPASRWQDPECVRALIPRYGLDALPAALHIAHTIQPIDAGILVPFAAYEVADQMAEWLARGSKSTRPAVLAWLGRHPAFAATALIPAAVGKAGPARRGAEAALRALVAAGRGDEVMAAAEDYGRETVEAVEFLLEHELVLSLPNKVPGQPSWLEPWLLPQVLLRDRSAALPPAAVRHLCTMLAISKPGDVYAGVAIVKEACDPASLAEFAWQLFQFWRDVDYPPQEGWILEALRWLGDDETVRRLSPVIRVWPGEGGHQRAATGLAVLTDIGTDVALMHLNSIAQKVRFRALREKANEQIAEVAADLGLSPEQLADRLVPDFDLDPAGSLVLDYGPRRFTVGFDERLQPYVTDENGGRLKALPKPGARDDAESAAAAHRQFSALKKDVRTVAADQLVRLEHAMVTQRRWTAAEFAELFIAHPLLRHLARRLVWTCLSGPGAAPTAFRVAEDGSYADLADEPFSVPDGAEVGIAHPLHLADDLAAWSDVFADYEVLQPFQQLGRAVFALTDAERAATSLDRFARRKLPVTTLLGMEKHGWRRGAPQDGGGQNWMERVVPGGRAVVADLYPGIPIGNVHESGDQELTAIWLNDKPYGQWSSSDGGPLTFGELDPITASEVLRDLTELTGSGA, encoded by the coding sequence GACCCGACGGCTCCGCTGCCGGACGAGGATGCTCTCGTGGTCCCGGCGGGCCGGCAGCGGATGGTCATGGCGCGCCGCGGCGGCGCGATACGTCCGGATCTGGCCGTCGGCAAGGCCGAGGCGGCCAAGGCGGCGAAGGCGCTCGGTCCCTTCCGGCAGGCCGTGCGCCGCCGGCTGGCGAGTGCCGATCCCGATGCGGAATCGGCCGAGGCCGGCGGCGCGTTTCTGGACGATCCGACGTCGTCCTCGGCCTCGCCGCTGGGTGCCGCGGTGGTCGCCGTGGCGATGTTCTCCTGGGACCGGTCCGCCCAGGAGCCGAGCTTGGCCCCGTTGGCGGACGAATGGGTCGAGCAGCGCGGTGTGGTGTTCGCGACGCGGGCGGTGCTCGAGATCTGCGGAATCAGCTACGGCGAGAAGCCGCTGACCCGGCTGCCGCCGCTTCCCGAACCGCGCCACGCCGACAGCTACTGGCCGCACTTCCACCAGCTCCGAACGATCGCCGCGCAGGTGCGCGGGCATCTGGCGGTGGCGTCGGACGCCGACCACGCCGAGGCGTGTGCCGCCGCCGCCGAATACCGCGCGCTAGGCCACGAACAGCGGGTGTTCACGTCGTTCCTGTTCCCCGCACGGACCGAGTGGGTGGACGAGGACTGGCGCGACCACGCCGCCTACAGCGGCCTGGCTCAGGAGAAGGGCCTGTTGATCTGCGCGCTCAGCACTCCAGAACAGTTCGACGCGCAGCCGCCTCAGGACGACTGGTACGGCGTCGGGTTCGATCTGGCGGCGACGGTCGCCGACGGCGCGCCGCGGCACGCCGGAGCGTGGCTGGCGCGGTGGTACGACGTGACGTGGCACGCCGAGAACCAGCAGTTCCTCCTGTCCGTGGTGGCGGGTGTGCCCACCGACGAGGCCTTCCAGGCCCTGATCGACCGGCTCGACCGGAAACCCGACGCCGGGCCGGGATGGAGCGTGACCAACAACAAGCACGTGCGGACGGCGGTGATCGAGGCCTGCCGGCACTTCCCGGTCCGCGCTGTACGGCTGCTCGCGGCGAGCGCGTCTCAGGACACTGCCATCGGCACGATCTCGGCCGCTCTGCTCCGCGCGCACGTGCTCGGCAACCCGCGGGCCGTCGAGGCGGCGCTGCCGCAGCTGTCCGAACAGTCCCGGGAGATCGTCGACGCCATCGGCTCGGCCCCGATCGCCCCGTCGGCCAATGCCGAGCGTCTGCCGTCGGTGCTGGTCACTCCGCCGTGGCTGGCCGCGGATCAGCCCGCGCGACCGACCGCCGTCAAAGGGCTGCGACGGCCGTCAGGCGTCGGCGGCATGGTGTGGCGGACCGGCGAGGCAGAGCAGTGGGCGACGATGTTCGACGCCGTGGCCGACAATGAGTCGTATCCGCAGTGGGAGAACCAGTCCTGGCCGGAACGGGCCGACGTGTTCATCGAACGTCAACAGGATCTGGCCTTGGCGTACGTGTTCTTCGCGGACGGGCCGGAGGAGATCACCAGAGCCCTGATCCGGCAGTGGAGGCCCGCCTCACGGTGGCAGGATCCCGAGTGTGTCCGTGCACTGATTCCACGCTACGGGCTCGACGCGCTGCCGGCCGCTTTGCACATCGCGCACACGATCCAGCCGATCGACGCGGGAATCCTGGTGCCGTTCGCGGCCTACGAAGTCGCCGACCAGATGGCCGAATGGCTGGCGCGGGGCAGCAAGTCGACCCGTCCGGCGGTGCTCGCCTGGCTGGGCCGGCACCCGGCTTTCGCCGCCACGGCGCTGATCCCGGCGGCGGTGGGCAAGGCGGGGCCGGCGCGCCGTGGGGCCGAGGCCGCGCTGCGGGCGCTCGTGGCCGCCGGGCGCGGGGACGAGGTCATGGCCGCGGCCGAGGACTACGGCCGGGAGACCGTCGAGGCCGTGGAGTTCCTGCTGGAGCACGAACTCGTCCTCAGCCTGCCGAACAAGGTGCCGGGCCAGCCGAGCTGGCTGGAGCCGTGGCTGCTGCCGCAGGTACTGCTGCGCGACCGGTCCGCGGCGCTTCCCCCGGCGGCGGTCCGGCACCTGTGCACGATGCTGGCGATCTCGAAGCCGGGCGACGTGTACGCCGGCGTCGCCATCGTCAAAGAGGCGTGCGATCCGGCGTCCCTGGCGGAGTTCGCCTGGCAGCTGTTCCAGTTCTGGCGCGATGTGGACTACCCGCCCCAGGAGGGCTGGATCCTCGAAGCCCTGCGCTGGCTCGGCGACGACGAGACGGTCCGCCGCCTGTCGCCGGTGATCCGCGTCTGGCCCGGCGAGGGCGGGCACCAGCGCGCGGCCACCGGCCTGGCGGTGCTCACCGACATCGGCACCGACGTGGCGCTGATGCACCTGAACAGCATCGCGCAGAAGGTCAGATTCAGGGCACTGAGAGAGAAGGCGAACGAGCAGATCGCCGAGGTGGCCGCCGATCTGGGCCTGAGCCCTGAGCAGTTGGCGGACCGGCTCGTGCCCGACTTCGACCTCGACCCGGCGGGCAGCCTGGTCCTGGACTACGGGCCACGCCGTTTCACGGTCGGCTTCGACGAACGGCTCCAGCCGTACGTCACCGACGAGAACGGCGGGCGGCTCAAGGCGCTGCCGAAGCCCGGGGCCCGCGATGACGCCGAATCGGCCGCTGCCGCCCACCGGCAGTTCAGTGCCCTCAAGAAGGACGTGCGCACGGTCGCCGCCGACCAGTTGGTCCGGTTGGAACACGCGATGGTCACCCAGCGGCGCTGGACCGCCGCCGAGTTCGCCGAGCTGTTCATCGCGCACCCGCTGCTGCGCCATCTGGCCCGGCGCCTGGTCTGGACCTGCCTCTCCGGCCCCGGCGCGGCACCCACCGCGTTCAGGGTCGCGGAGGACGGGAGCTACGCGGACCTCGCCGACGAGCCTTTCTCCGTGCCCGACGGAGCCGAGGTCGGCATCGCGCACCCGCTGCATCTCGCCGACGACCTCGCCGCCTGGTCGGACGTGTTCGCCGACTACGAGGTCCTTCAGCCGTTCCAGCAGTTGGGCCGGGCCGTCTTCGCCCTGACCGACGCCGAGCGCGCGGCCACCTCGCTCGACCGCTTCGCCAGGCGCAAGCTTCCGGTCACGACGCTGCTGGGCATGGAGAAGCACGGCTGGCGGCGCGGCGCGCCCCAGGACGGCGGCGGCCAGAACTGGATGGAGCGGGTCGTCCCCGGCGGGCGCGCCGTCGTGGCCGACCTGTACCCCGGCATACCGATCGGCAACGTCCACGAGTCCGGGGACCAGGAGCTCACCGCCATCTGGCTCAACGACAAGCCGTACGGCCAGTGGTCCTCATCGGACGGCGGACCCCTGACCTTCGGCGAACTAGACCCGATCACCGCATCCGAGGTGCTGCGCGACCTGACCGAGCTCACCGGGTCGGGCGCCTAG
- a CDS encoding TetR/AcrR family transcriptional regulator, whose product MLNGDTAMPRAATESEPESESPGSSGSTGSVSPTGSRKGGGRRRAALSREVIIEAALNIGSREGGSALTFSRLGKELGADPTSVYRHFRDKDELVVALTDRMVTESVERMAGLAPQEVGWREWLRRIAHAVRSVYLDRPAIAVLAASRTAASKSETESVEQIIGVLHSAGLPVVEAAEVYRALLDLTLAFTQYSAAWSLLDPEYQNRDEQAWAVGYATLPAERFPLVHASSARLLELTRDDAAVFDYTLGLFLDGVQVRLTARGASGS is encoded by the coding sequence GTGCTGAACGGAGACACCGCGATGCCGCGCGCCGCGACCGAGTCCGAGCCCGAGTCCGAATCCCCCGGCTCCTCGGGCTCCACGGGCTCCGTCAGCCCGACCGGATCCAGAAAGGGCGGCGGCCGCCGCCGCGCGGCGCTGTCCCGCGAGGTGATCATCGAGGCCGCGCTGAACATCGGCTCCCGGGAGGGCGGCTCGGCGCTGACGTTCAGCCGCCTGGGCAAGGAGCTCGGCGCCGACCCGACCAGCGTCTACCGGCACTTCCGGGACAAGGACGAGCTGGTGGTGGCGCTCACCGACCGGATGGTCACGGAGTCCGTGGAGCGGATGGCCGGCCTCGCGCCGCAGGAGGTGGGCTGGCGCGAGTGGCTGCGGCGGATCGCGCACGCGGTCCGCTCGGTGTACCTGGACCGGCCGGCGATCGCGGTGCTGGCGGCGAGCCGCACGGCCGCCAGCAAGTCCGAGACCGAGAGCGTGGAGCAGATCATCGGAGTGCTGCACAGCGCCGGTCTGCCGGTGGTCGAGGCAGCCGAGGTCTACCGCGCGCTGCTGGACCTGACGCTGGCCTTCACCCAGTACAGCGCCGCCTGGTCACTGCTGGACCCCGAGTACCAGAACCGCGACGAGCAGGCCTGGGCGGTCGGCTACGCCACCCTGCCGGCCGAGCGCTTCCCGCTGGTGCACGCCAGCAGTGCCCGGCTGCTGGAGCTGACACGGGACGACGCCGCCGTGTTCGACTACACGCTGGGGCTGTTCCTGGACGGCGTGCAGGTGCGGCTGACCGCACGGGGAGCGTCCGGCAGCTGA
- a CDS encoding ABC transporter substrate-binding protein, with protein sequence MNRIPARLAAPLAVTAAASLALSGCSGKSSGTKQAAPSANISTNELTTGTATGPLDAVTWSGDYRAPYSLDPLKTADYPEETILGNVCEPLLRTNPDYSLAPGLAKSWQQVDGTHIVFDLDPSAHFSDGKPVTTDDVVFSLKRNLDPAVASNYADSYNQVTAIAASGPGQVTITLSQPNYVFIRNMGILAGAIVEKANTVAAGQNFGSATGKLVCSGPFTVESFDGTNSLVLKKDPNYWDPTHAAKVGKLTFTFPQDPQSFSNGLTQGTIEGAFDLPVNVVPTLQKATNGKLYVGGEGSTTQNVDLIVSKLDGGLKDPAVRQALSLAIDRSGIATSIFAGAADPLYAVAGPGFFDSQPDPVKAVYQAAYDKLKVTPDLKKAADLVNQAGAKGKAVTIAYSADGSTFAQLAQVLQQTGNAIGLNMKIVALPPQQYGNLFTDPKARADYDGFLTLNYLEFPDVSTMYASYATKSGVQNFNGYENAVVESAVLKAQGTDDLIQRANFAVQAQAQVMQDLPWIPIVAPRALVWQNTKVTGAPLTFSYMSYAWGAAVGAP encoded by the coding sequence ATGAACCGCATACCGGCCCGTCTGGCCGCGCCCCTGGCCGTCACCGCCGCCGCGTCGCTGGCCCTGTCCGGCTGCTCCGGCAAGAGCAGCGGCACCAAGCAGGCCGCTCCGAGCGCGAACATCTCCACCAACGAGCTGACCACCGGCACCGCCACCGGCCCGCTCGATGCCGTGACCTGGTCCGGCGACTACCGGGCGCCGTACTCGCTGGATCCGTTGAAGACCGCGGACTATCCGGAGGAGACGATCCTGGGCAACGTCTGCGAGCCGCTGCTGCGCACCAACCCCGACTACTCGCTGGCCCCGGGGCTGGCCAAGTCCTGGCAGCAGGTCGACGGCACCCACATCGTGTTCGACCTCGATCCCTCGGCGCACTTCAGCGACGGCAAGCCGGTCACGACCGACGACGTGGTGTTCAGCCTCAAGCGCAACCTGGACCCGGCCGTCGCCTCGAACTACGCCGACTCCTACAACCAGGTCACCGCCATCGCCGCGAGCGGGCCGGGTCAGGTGACGATCACGCTGTCGCAGCCGAACTACGTGTTCATCCGCAACATGGGCATCCTGGCCGGCGCGATCGTGGAGAAGGCGAACACGGTGGCCGCCGGGCAGAACTTCGGCAGCGCGACCGGCAAGCTGGTGTGCTCCGGGCCGTTCACCGTCGAGTCGTTCGACGGCACCAACTCGCTGGTGCTGAAGAAGGACCCGAACTACTGGGACCCGACGCACGCCGCCAAGGTCGGCAAGCTGACGTTCACCTTCCCCCAGGACCCGCAGAGCTTCTCCAACGGCCTGACCCAGGGCACCATCGAGGGCGCGTTCGACCTGCCGGTCAACGTGGTGCCGACGCTGCAGAAGGCGACAAACGGCAAGCTGTACGTCGGCGGCGAGGGCTCGACGACGCAGAACGTGGACCTGATCGTCTCCAAGCTCGACGGCGGTCTGAAGGACCCGGCGGTCCGGCAGGCGCTGTCGCTGGCCATCGACCGCTCCGGCATCGCGACGTCGATCTTCGCCGGTGCCGCGGATCCGCTGTACGCGGTGGCCGGCCCCGGCTTCTTCGACAGCCAGCCGGACCCGGTGAAGGCCGTCTACCAGGCCGCCTACGACAAGTTGAAGGTCACCCCGGACCTGAAGAAGGCGGCGGACCTGGTGAACCAGGCCGGCGCCAAGGGCAAGGCCGTCACCATCGCCTACTCCGCCGACGGCTCCACGTTCGCGCAGCTGGCGCAGGTGCTCCAGCAGACCGGCAACGCCATCGGCCTGAACATGAAGATCGTGGCCCTGCCGCCGCAGCAGTACGGCAACCTGTTCACCGACCCGAAGGCGCGCGCCGACTACGACGGCTTCCTGACGCTGAACTACCTGGAGTTCCCCGACGTCTCGACGATGTACGCCAGCTACGCGACCAAGAGCGGCGTGCAGAACTTCAACGGGTACGAGAACGCCGTCGTGGAGAGCGCGGTGCTGAAGGCGCAGGGCACTGACGACCTGATCCAGCGGGCGAACTTCGCGGTGCAGGCCCAGGCCCAGGTGATGCAGGACCTGCCGTGGATCCCGATCGTGGCGCCGCGGGCGCTGGTGTGGCAGAACACGAAGGTGACCGGGGCGCCGCTGACGTTCTCGTACATGTCCTACGCCTGGGGCGCGGCGGTGGGCGCGCCGTGA